The genomic stretch ACGACTCCATGTTCTGCTTCAATGTAAAAAATATAAGAAATGCCATAGGAAACGCTGTGCTTCCTCCTGACAAGTACAAGGCAGCCAAAGCCGCACTTGTTAGCCAAATGCACGGCGAGCTTGAGAAAAAGAAGGATTTGAAGTGGGATATTTACAACGTGGTGGCACTGGCAGGAAAGAGAGAAAAATAAGGACACTTCGCCAAAATAATAAGGCTTTAAAATTCCCCATGCACAAACATAATCCTCAGATTGGGCCCGTAACTCAGCTTGGCCAGAGTGCCTGACTTTTAATTCCAATTTATTGGTGCGGCAAGACAGATTGCACCAACTTGATCAGGAAGGAAGCAATCAGGAAGCCGAGGGTTCGAATCCCTCCGGGCCCGATTCAAAACAAGTGCCGACATCTTCGTCTCTTTTTTAGGCTTTTTTTAGCTTTTGAGTTGGTGCAAGCAAACGCATAAAAACTGTTTAGGGCACTATTGTTGCATGGGCAAAGCCAGTTACGAAAAGCTAAAGGCGCACAAGCGGATTTTGAAGGAGCGGGTGAGGCAAAATTCAAGGGCCTTGCTTGAAGCGAATAAGAGGCTCAAAAAGCTGGAAAAGACAAGGAACCAGTATCTGTTTGACATAGGCCATGAACTAAAAACCCCCCTTGCCGTAGTTGAAATGAACCTTTCAGCCTTGTTTTCAGGGCAATTGGACAGCCATGAGAAGGAACTTTCCATGCGCATGCTCAAGCACAACATTGTGAGGCTGAAGAAAAAAATCGAGGAGATAATACAACTTTCGCGGATGGAAAGAGGAGGGCAAATACAAAAAAATGATATTTACCTGGGGCGGCTTGTAAAAACAGCGTTTGAGCTGCACAAGGACTTTGCCGCAGTGAAAGGCCTCGCAATTAAGTATACGCATAACGGCCACGACCCGGCGATTATCGGCGATGACAGGCTTGTCACCTTTGCGATTGACAACCTGATTTCAAATGCGGTTAAGTTCACGGACAGGGGAGAGGTAGGAATCGACTTGCACTTGGAGGGCAGGCACGCAGTAGTAAGCGTTTCTGACACTGGAAAAGGCATAGGGAAAAC from Candidatus Parvarchaeota archaeon encodes the following:
- a CDS encoding HAMP domain-containing histidine kinase, giving the protein MGKASYEKLKAHKRILKERVRQNSRALLEANKRLKKLEKTRNQYLFDIGHELKTPLAVVEMNLSALFSGQLDSHEKELSMRMLKHNIVRLKKKIEEIIQLSRMERGGQIQKNDIYLGRLVKTAFELHKDFAAVKGLAIKYTHNGHDPAIIGDDRLVTFAIDNLISNAVKFTDRGEVGIDLHLEGRHAVVSVSDTGKGIGKTQMKKLFKEFYKGDPGGPGTGVGLFISKKIAKAHGGDVVYEPNRPQGAIFKITFPIKKH